A window of Christiangramia forsetii KT0803 contains these coding sequences:
- a CDS encoding DNA repair ATPase, whose translation MAKEPIKEENAQKLDIGTYEVIQNRLQKQKTELQQRLKKLNSGRKEVFGSLETKLIANDRINTENNCIARDIVSLGNTCLFGYNVHFGLRTDITLEDVMSIYKFKDNSFEAISLDLLKDEVFETDFKNLYKYYRNTIFSKYAIIGNYLYMVFQLSESVTDIKTFKWLIKDHELQYVDNRSDHEYKLPKQHEFNWQEATRDNHRQGIHAHVSILDRVFVETIGGDLTIKIEDNTEDGRGIYAEEVEHRDQTLDDGQYRFANLGNLIILEIKPFQESPRYFVYNHKLKEVQKIDSIKDTCVLLPDDHGIIFPTGYYLQTGEYNIFDNSIQNVRFQEKVTSPNGEDYLYVFYSAEKGLYNLMSYNVISQEIQTPIICNGFTILENGELCYFRNENEQTRHHVIQIWQTPYLKGDFIPSEHQESLLFKIGNKDIVKAMAEVNALINLLNKEDNYDGLYADLAKQSKDILDAYYWLKEEETQLLNEPLKEINQAANAAMDEFQKVLQLKKSARQKTEEIAKKADQLFNKIKSTGFRTINDFVNALTQLRALRGEAISLKEIRYVDVAYIQELEKQIAEQTSKISERCVQFLLDDKALKPYEDAVKEKEKFLEKITKVIDAKKLEEEVNGISKDLELLIDIVSNLEIEDTSHSTKIINTISLIFATINQLKAKIKKAKKSLGSEEAQADFAAQLKLIDQSIINYLDIADTPEKCDDFQNRISIQLEELEGKFADFDEYISLIIEKREEVYNAFEARKNSLVEKRNKRAISLQNSAERILKGVRKKADSFGETSEINAYFASDILVNKARDIAEQLQEMDDSGKAEEIQSLLKSAREDALRKLKDKKELYEDGENIIKLGKHKFGVNNQELDLTIVFSDGHLKYHLTGTDFYQKIENEILLQSEEYWDQDYISEDKNVYRSAYLAYKIFLKYKGTISEYTEEELVKLVQDESSKDYSEGYVKGVHDLDAAKILSTFLQKYKTLDLLRFHPEVRACAQYFWSFTNEKNRKNLNETIKASGDVIQFFPEAKEYEFLLEKLSREIFNFAEETGIFEPVLARDAAEYLFEELQNDDNFQKSGIAIRVKEDFQTKLKEQKADLNFRKNLENLESQAAKVALIRQWVKAFLNSQKDVDLGLKLKYVNEVVCLLLFEDEAVLNTKFTSPSEKIEGLQGEHRLIQNGTFDFNYHDFVFIHENYFRINVPAYQEFRKAKHEVTVQLKEDLKLEEFKPGILSSFVRNKLIDQVYFPLFGDNLAKQLGTIGDQKRTDRMGLLLLISPPGYGKTTLMEYIANRLGLVFMKINGPAIGHEVTSVDPDSGTNSAAREELKKLNLAFEMGNNVMLYLDDIQHCNPEFLQKFISLSDGTRKVEGVYNGKSRTYDLRGKKFCVIMAGNPYTESGDKFRIPDMLANRADIYNLGDIIGDTAHLFRLSLIENSLTSNPLLHQLSSKNFDDVYRLLDRVENENQEVQLTGNYSNQEIEEYVSVLDKVIQIRNTVLKVNASYIKSAAMEDEYRTEPSFKLQGSYRDMNKLVAKVVPVMNDKELQTLILSHYESESQTLTSSAEANLLKYKELVGQLSEEEKTRWENIRETFQKNNKLKGFGNKNEMAQLLSQMMEFTENLEGIKNALQNGFQK comes from the coding sequence ATGGCAAAGGAACCCATAAAGGAAGAGAATGCTCAAAAACTGGATATTGGTACCTATGAGGTGATCCAAAACCGGCTTCAAAAGCAAAAGACTGAATTACAGCAACGTTTAAAGAAACTCAACAGCGGTAGAAAGGAAGTCTTCGGTTCCCTGGAAACCAAACTTATTGCCAACGATCGTATTAATACTGAAAACAATTGCATCGCCCGGGATATAGTGTCTCTTGGGAATACCTGTCTCTTTGGATATAACGTTCATTTTGGACTGCGTACAGATATTACGCTTGAAGATGTGATGAGTATTTATAAGTTCAAAGACAATAGCTTTGAAGCTATTTCTCTGGATCTTTTAAAAGATGAGGTTTTTGAAACAGATTTCAAAAATCTTTATAAATACTACCGTAATACCATATTTTCCAAATACGCGATCATAGGGAATTACCTGTATATGGTATTTCAGCTAAGTGAAAGCGTGACAGATATTAAAACCTTTAAATGGCTTATTAAAGATCATGAACTGCAATACGTAGATAACCGCAGTGATCATGAATATAAATTGCCAAAACAGCATGAATTCAACTGGCAGGAAGCTACCCGTGATAATCATCGACAGGGAATTCATGCCCACGTCTCTATTCTAGATCGTGTTTTTGTGGAAACCATTGGTGGCGATCTCACCATTAAAATTGAAGATAATACCGAAGATGGCAGGGGGATTTATGCTGAAGAGGTAGAACATCGGGATCAAACCCTGGATGATGGTCAATATAGATTTGCAAATCTTGGTAATCTTATCATTTTGGAAATAAAACCATTTCAGGAAAGTCCGCGCTATTTTGTTTACAATCATAAACTAAAGGAAGTTCAGAAGATTGACAGTATAAAGGATACCTGCGTCCTGTTACCAGATGATCATGGTATTATTTTTCCAACAGGATATTACCTGCAAACGGGAGAGTACAACATCTTCGATAATAGTATTCAGAATGTAAGGTTTCAGGAGAAAGTTACTTCGCCAAATGGGGAGGATTATTTGTATGTCTTTTATTCCGCAGAAAAAGGGCTCTATAATTTAATGAGTTATAATGTGATTTCACAGGAGATCCAGACACCCATAATTTGTAATGGGTTTACAATTCTGGAGAATGGGGAATTGTGCTATTTCAGAAATGAAAATGAGCAAACGCGGCATCACGTAATCCAGATCTGGCAAACACCTTACCTTAAGGGAGATTTTATTCCTTCTGAGCATCAGGAAAGTCTGTTGTTCAAAATTGGAAATAAGGACATTGTAAAGGCAATGGCCGAGGTGAACGCTTTAATTAATCTTCTGAATAAAGAGGATAATTATGATGGTTTGTATGCAGATCTTGCCAAACAATCTAAAGATATTCTGGATGCTTATTACTGGTTGAAAGAAGAGGAAACGCAGCTTTTAAATGAGCCTTTAAAAGAAATTAATCAGGCGGCGAATGCTGCTATGGATGAATTTCAGAAGGTTTTACAGCTTAAAAAGAGTGCCAGGCAAAAAACCGAAGAAATTGCTAAAAAAGCCGATCAGTTATTCAATAAAATAAAGAGTACGGGTTTCAGGACGATCAATGATTTTGTAAATGCGCTTACCCAGCTTCGTGCTTTGCGTGGTGAAGCTATCAGTTTAAAGGAAATTCGCTATGTAGATGTAGCCTATATCCAAGAGCTGGAAAAGCAAATTGCCGAACAAACCTCAAAAATTTCTGAACGTTGTGTCCAGTTTCTCTTAGACGATAAAGCTTTAAAACCCTATGAAGACGCAGTAAAGGAGAAAGAAAAATTTCTGGAAAAAATCACGAAGGTGATTGATGCTAAAAAGCTGGAAGAGGAGGTGAATGGAATTTCCAAAGACCTGGAACTTTTAATTGATATTGTTTCCAATCTTGAAATTGAAGATACTTCGCATTCTACAAAAATTATCAATACGATTTCGCTCATTTTTGCAACTATAAATCAGTTAAAGGCGAAGATCAAAAAGGCTAAGAAATCTCTGGGTAGTGAAGAGGCCCAGGCCGATTTTGCTGCACAGCTAAAATTGATCGATCAAAGTATTATCAATTATCTCGATATAGCAGACACTCCGGAAAAGTGTGATGATTTTCAAAACAGGATTTCCATCCAACTGGAAGAATTGGAGGGGAAATTTGCAGATTTTGATGAATATATAAGTCTTATCATAGAAAAGCGTGAAGAAGTTTACAACGCTTTTGAGGCCAGAAAAAATAGTCTGGTTGAAAAGCGAAATAAAAGAGCGATTTCTCTGCAGAATTCGGCAGAAAGGATATTAAAAGGAGTTCGAAAGAAAGCAGATTCATTTGGAGAAACCTCTGAGATCAACGCTTATTTCGCTTCAGATATCCTGGTGAATAAAGCCCGGGATATCGCAGAACAGCTTCAGGAAATGGATGATAGCGGGAAAGCTGAAGAGATCCAGTCGCTATTAAAATCTGCTCGCGAAGATGCGCTCAGAAAATTGAAGGACAAAAAGGAGTTGTATGAAGATGGTGAGAACATCATCAAATTAGGAAAGCATAAATTTGGCGTCAACAATCAGGAACTCGATCTTACCATAGTCTTTTCAGATGGGCACTTGAAATATCATCTCACGGGAACCGATTTTTATCAGAAAATTGAGAATGAGATTTTATTACAATCTGAAGAATACTGGGATCAGGACTATATTTCTGAAGATAAGAATGTTTATAGGTCAGCTTACCTGGCGTATAAGATTTTTCTAAAGTACAAAGGAACTATTTCAGAATATACAGAAGAAGAGCTGGTAAAACTGGTTCAGGATGAAAGCAGTAAAGATTATTCCGAGGGTTACGTAAAAGGAGTTCACGATCTGGACGCCGCTAAAATACTCTCCACTTTTTTACAAAAATATAAGACACTGGATCTTTTGCGGTTTCACCCGGAAGTTAGAGCCTGCGCGCAATATTTCTGGAGTTTCACCAATGAAAAGAACCGAAAAAACCTCAATGAAACTATAAAAGCTTCGGGAGATGTGATCCAGTTTTTTCCGGAAGCAAAAGAATATGAATTTTTACTGGAAAAGCTTAGCAGGGAAATTTTCAATTTTGCTGAAGAGACAGGTATTTTTGAACCTGTACTTGCCCGTGATGCGGCAGAATATTTATTTGAAGAACTTCAGAATGATGACAATTTTCAAAAAAGTGGTATTGCTATTAGAGTAAAGGAAGACTTCCAGACAAAGTTGAAAGAGCAAAAAGCCGATCTCAATTTTAGAAAAAATCTCGAAAATCTCGAATCTCAAGCGGCCAAAGTTGCCCTGATAAGGCAATGGGTAAAAGCATTTTTAAATAGTCAGAAAGATGTAGACTTGGGCTTGAAATTAAAATATGTGAACGAAGTTGTTTGTTTGCTACTTTTTGAAGATGAAGCAGTTTTAAATACAAAATTCACATCACCTTCAGAAAAAATTGAAGGTTTGCAGGGAGAGCACCGCTTAATTCAGAATGGAACTTTTGATTTCAATTATCACGATTTTGTTTTTATCCATGAAAATTACTTCAGAATAAATGTGCCTGCTTACCAGGAATTTCGAAAAGCTAAACATGAAGTGACCGTTCAGTTAAAAGAAGACCTGAAACTGGAGGAATTTAAACCGGGAATTTTGAGTTCTTTTGTTAGAAACAAACTGATAGATCAGGTTTATTTCCCGCTGTTTGGGGATAATCTGGCCAAACAACTGGGCACAATTGGCGATCAAAAGCGTACCGATAGAATGGGACTACTTTTGCTGATTTCGCCACCGGGATATGGTAAAACCACGCTGATGGAATATATCGCGAATAGGCTTGGTCTTGTTTTTATGAAGATCAACGGGCCGGCGATTGGTCATGAGGTAACTTCTGTAGATCCGGATTCAGGAACCAATTCCGCAGCAAGGGAAGAGTTAAAGAAACTAAACCTGGCTTTCGAAATGGGCAATAATGTGATGTTGTATCTTGATGATATCCAGCATTGCAATCCCGAATTCCTTCAAAAATTTATTTCACTATCTGATGGAACCAGGAAAGTAGAAGGTGTTTATAATGGAAAGTCCCGGACTTATGATTTGCGCGGTAAAAAATTCTGCGTAATTATGGCCGGCAACCCGTATACCGAAAGTGGTGATAAATTCAGGATTCCCGATATGCTCGCGAACAGGGCAGATATTTATAATCTTGGTGATATTATAGGAGATACGGCACACCTGTTCAGGCTAAGTTTAATTGAGAATTCACTTACCTCTAATCCTTTACTACATCAGTTGAGCAGTAAGAATTTCGATGATGTTTATAGATTATTGGATCGTGTGGAAAATGAGAATCAGGAAGTTCAGCTCACCGGAAATTATTCAAACCAGGAAATTGAAGAATATGTTTCTGTCCTGGATAAAGTGATCCAGATTAGAAATACCGTACTTAAGGTAAATGCAAGTTATATCAAAAGTGCAGCGATGGAAGATGAATATAGAACCGAACCTTCTTTTAAACTTCAGGGATCGTACAGGGATATGAATAAACTGGTGGCAAAAGTGGTGCCGGTAATGAACGATAAGGAATTGCAAACGCTTATTCTTTCCCATTATGAAAGTGAGTCCCAAACGCTTACTTCTTCTGCGGAAGCAAATCTTTTAAAATACAAAGAACTGGTAGGGCAATTGTCTGAGGAAGAGAAAACCAGATGGGAAAATATTCGGGAAACTTTTCAGAAGAATAACAAACTAAAGGGTTTTGGAAATAAAAATGAAATGGCACAATTGCTTTCTCAGATGATGGAATTTACGGAAAATCTTGAAGGGATTAAGAATGCTCTTCAGAATGGATTTCAGAAGTAG
- a CDS encoding SPFH domain-containing protein, giving the protein MESILPIIGIGIGILLFLIIVYFAIIAMFYKKIPQGQALIRTGFGGTKVATDKGLYTVPVFHKTEIMDISVKKIQIERIAHEGLICKDNMRADIKVAFFVRVNNDIEYIKKVAQTIGVDRASKIATLEDLFEAKFSEALKTVGKKFDFIELYEARREFRDEIVNIIGTDLNGYTLEDCAIDFLEQTSVKELKPDNILDAEGIKKITELTAVQNMKANLIKRDEEKTIRKQDVEAREAILELDKQLAEKEEQQKREIANIKAREDAETLKVNEEERLKSETARIATEEKVKVAEENMQRQIIVALKNKERTDAVESERVEKDRLLEATERERVVTLAQIEKEKVVEVEKKNIQDVIRDRVMLEKGVVEEQENMKDIQAFKTADRDKQVKITTAEGLAEEDLIKTTKAAEAQKQAAKQKAEEINIEALAHKEASQKQAEARKILAEAQAKEEATVGMSEAQVMHAKADANERQGLVEANIIEKKARAEAAGMEAKADAKRKDGLAEADVIKEKAIADASGIEEKAAAMKKLDGVGKEHEEFKLRLNKDLQVDLANINIQKEIADAQAQVIGDALKAAKIDIVGGETMFFDQIVGQITRGKGYDRLVQNSTNIQEVKTAILGSEDVKGNLLEKVSDFASKYGVGTEDIKNLSIAALIADLKIKSDDQEEQTMLGNLLNLAKGLGISEKKISQLK; this is encoded by the coding sequence ATGGAATCAATTTTACCAATCATTGGAATTGGAATAGGCATTTTGCTGTTCCTTATCATCGTTTACTTCGCGATTATCGCGATGTTCTACAAAAAAATCCCACAAGGCCAGGCGCTAATCAGGACTGGTTTTGGAGGCACAAAAGTCGCTACAGATAAGGGACTTTATACGGTTCCGGTTTTTCATAAGACAGAAATCATGGATATTTCTGTTAAGAAAATCCAGATAGAAAGGATTGCACACGAAGGTCTTATTTGTAAAGACAATATGCGTGCAGATATTAAAGTTGCCTTCTTTGTTCGGGTGAATAATGACATTGAATATATCAAGAAAGTAGCTCAAACCATTGGCGTAGACCGTGCTTCCAAAATTGCCACACTGGAAGATCTTTTCGAAGCTAAATTTTCTGAAGCTCTTAAAACGGTTGGTAAGAAATTTGATTTTATTGAGTTATATGAAGCACGAAGAGAGTTTCGTGATGAGATAGTTAATATTATCGGAACAGATCTCAACGGATATACGCTGGAAGATTGTGCGATCGACTTTCTGGAACAAACTTCAGTAAAAGAGCTAAAGCCAGATAATATCCTGGATGCCGAAGGTATCAAAAAAATCACCGAGCTTACGGCAGTTCAAAACATGAAGGCAAATCTTATTAAGCGTGATGAAGAAAAAACCATCAGAAAGCAAGATGTCGAAGCGAGAGAAGCAATCCTGGAACTGGATAAACAATTGGCTGAAAAAGAAGAGCAACAAAAACGTGAAATAGCGAATATTAAAGCTCGTGAAGATGCAGAAACTCTTAAAGTAAATGAAGAAGAAAGGTTAAAATCTGAAACTGCCAGAATTGCTACGGAAGAAAAAGTGAAGGTTGCTGAAGAGAATATGCAACGACAAATCATCGTAGCACTTAAGAACAAAGAGCGTACAGATGCCGTAGAGAGTGAAAGAGTTGAAAAGGACAGATTACTGGAAGCTACAGAGCGTGAAAGAGTAGTAACCCTGGCACAAATCGAAAAAGAGAAAGTTGTTGAAGTAGAGAAGAAAAATATCCAGGACGTTATTCGCGACAGGGTAATGCTGGAAAAAGGAGTGGTAGAAGAGCAGGAGAACATGAAAGATATCCAGGCTTTTAAAACTGCCGACAGGGATAAGCAGGTTAAAATCACTACTGCTGAGGGACTTGCAGAGGAAGATCTTATAAAAACCACCAAGGCAGCTGAAGCACAGAAACAAGCTGCAAAGCAGAAGGCCGAAGAGATCAATATTGAAGCATTGGCACATAAGGAAGCCAGCCAGAAACAGGCAGAGGCACGTAAAATTCTTGCGGAAGCCCAGGCGAAAGAAGAAGCGACCGTTGGTATGTCTGAAGCTCAGGTAATGCATGCGAAAGCCGATGCGAATGAGCGTCAGGGATTAGTGGAAGCTAATATTATTGAGAAGAAAGCGAGAGCAGAAGCAGCCGGAATGGAAGCAAAAGCTGATGCCAAGCGTAAAGATGGGCTTGCCGAAGCCGATGTCATTAAAGAAAAAGCAATTGCTGATGCTTCAGGAATTGAAGAAAAAGCTGCTGCCATGAAGAAACTTGACGGAGTTGGAAAAGAGCACGAAGAGTTCAAACTACGCCTTAATAAAGATCTTCAGGTAGATCTTGCGAATATCAATATTCAAAAAGAGATTGCGGATGCACAGGCACAGGTTATTGGAGATGCATTGAAAGCGGCTAAGATTGATATTGTTGGTGGAGAAACCATGTTCTTCGATCAGATTGTGGGACAAATCACCAGGGGTAAAGGCTATGACAGGCTGGTGCAGAATAGTACCAACATCCAGGAAGTGAAAACTGCCATTTTGGGAAGTGAAGATGTAAAAGGAAATCTGCTTGAAAAAGTGAGTGATTTTGCTTCTAAATATGGCGTGGGCACAGAGGATATTAAGAACCTGAGTATTGCTGCGTTAATTGCAGATCTTAAAATAAAATCTGATGATCAGGAGGAACAAACCATGTTAGGAAACCTTCTGAACCTGGCTAAAGGCTTGGGAATTTCTGAAAAGAAGATTTCGCAACTCAAATAG